In the genome of Streptomyces sp. NBC_00190, one region contains:
- the egtD gene encoding L-histidine N(alpha)-methyltransferase, which produces MNDFQMTRTLDENAAEAALRADVLHGLTQTPKALPPKWFYDARGSELFEEITRLPEYYPTRAEREILLERAQEIASASGARTLVELGSGSSEKTRHLIEAMPALDTYIPVDVSESALAGAAETLLAAHPGLRVHALLADFTAALRLPESPGPRLVVFLGGTIGNLLPPERAVFLASVRAMLSPGDTLLIGTDLVKDEAVLVAAYDDAQGVTAEFNKNVLAVIDRELGADFHTADFQHVAVWNREQEWIEMRLRARSEAVVKIRALDLVVPFAAGEEILTEVSAKFRQEGVRKELASAGLELIQWWTDADGRFALSLSVADGLAG; this is translated from the coding sequence GTGAACGACTTCCAGATGACCCGGACCCTCGACGAGAACGCCGCGGAGGCCGCGCTGCGCGCGGATGTGCTGCACGGGCTGACCCAGACCCCCAAGGCGCTGCCGCCCAAGTGGTTCTACGACGCGCGGGGCAGTGAACTCTTCGAGGAGATCACGCGGTTGCCCGAGTACTACCCCACGCGCGCGGAGCGGGAGATCCTGCTGGAGCGGGCGCAGGAGATCGCCTCGGCGAGCGGGGCCCGGACCCTGGTGGAGCTGGGCTCCGGTTCCTCGGAGAAGACCAGGCACCTGATCGAGGCGATGCCCGCGCTGGACACCTACATCCCGGTGGACGTGAGCGAGAGCGCCCTGGCCGGTGCGGCCGAGACGCTGCTGGCGGCGCATCCGGGGCTTCGGGTGCACGCCCTGCTGGCCGATTTCACGGCGGCGCTGCGTCTGCCGGAGTCCCCCGGGCCCCGGCTGGTGGTGTTCCTGGGCGGCACGATCGGGAATCTGCTGCCACCGGAGCGGGCGGTGTTCCTGGCGTCCGTGCGGGCGATGCTCTCGCCCGGGGACACGCTGCTGATCGGCACGGACCTGGTCAAGGACGAGGCCGTGCTGGTGGCGGCGTACGACGACGCGCAGGGGGTGACGGCCGAGTTCAACAAGAACGTACTGGCCGTCATCGACCGGGAGTTGGGCGCTGACTTCCACACCGCCGACTTCCAGCACGTGGCGGTGTGGAACCGGGAGCAGGAGTGGATCGAGATGCGCCTGCGGGCCCGGTCCGAGGCCGTGGTGAAGATCCGGGCCCTGGATCTGGTGGTGCCGTTCGCGGCGGGTGAGGAGATCCTGACGGAGGTGTCCGCGAAGTTCCGTCAGGAGGGGGTGCGGAAGGAACTGGCGTCCGCGGGACTGGAGCTGATCCAGTGGTGGACGGACGCGGACGGCCGTTTCGCACTGTCCTTGTCGGTCGCCGACGGTTTGGCGGGCTGA
- a CDS encoding dodecin: MSNHTYRVTEIVGTAHEGIDQAIRNGIARAGQTVRNLDWFEVVQVRGHIENGEIAHYQVGLKVGFRLEGED, encoded by the coding sequence ATGTCCAATCACACGTACCGGGTGACCGAAATCGTCGGCACCGCCCACGAGGGCATCGATCAGGCCATCCGCAACGGGATCGCCCGTGCGGGCCAGACCGTGCGAAACCTCGACTGGTTCGAGGTCGTCCAGGTACGCGGGCACATCGAGAACGGCGAGATCGCCCACTACCAAGTGGGGCTCAAGGTCGGCTTCCGCCTGGAGGGCGAGGACTGA
- a CDS encoding lysophospholipid acyltransferase family protein gives MSVWLPTSPCTPEACAGHEGSTASVPRAVLRLTAAIALILAGILGAPPLRLLPARPRHAVVRAWAAALVRAFGIRITVHGSPGPGGGRLVVANHISWLDIPLVAAVLPCRMLAKSDIRAWPVLGRLAGQAGTLFIERDRIRALPATVESVTGALLAGDRVTVFPEGSTWCGRAQGTFRRAAFQSALDARVPVQPIRLTYLRCDGQTAGEPAFVGDDPLTASLWRIARARGIRAEVTLLPRIPPGRHTDRRDLAAAAQTAITTASHPLPLPGVPTQPAKPSATDKDSAKRPSASVHHWISSSPADASSFRTPS, from the coding sequence ATGAGCGTCTGGCTGCCCACCTCGCCCTGCACCCCCGAGGCCTGCGCCGGCCACGAGGGGAGCACCGCGAGCGTCCCGCGCGCGGTGCTCCGGCTCACCGCCGCCATCGCCCTGATCCTGGCCGGGATCCTCGGCGCCCCGCCCCTGCGGCTGCTTCCCGCCCGGCCCCGGCACGCCGTCGTGCGGGCCTGGGCTGCCGCGCTGGTACGGGCCTTCGGCATACGGATCACCGTGCACGGCAGCCCCGGCCCGGGCGGCGGCCGCCTCGTCGTCGCCAACCACATCTCCTGGCTGGACATCCCGCTCGTCGCCGCCGTCCTGCCCTGCCGGATGCTCGCCAAGAGCGACATCCGGGCCTGGCCGGTCCTCGGCCGCCTCGCCGGGCAGGCCGGAACCCTGTTCATCGAACGCGACCGGATCCGCGCCCTGCCCGCCACCGTCGAGAGCGTCACCGGAGCGCTGCTGGCCGGCGACCGGGTCACGGTCTTCCCCGAGGGCTCCACGTGGTGCGGGCGCGCCCAGGGCACCTTCCGCAGGGCCGCCTTCCAGTCGGCCCTGGACGCACGGGTGCCCGTACAGCCCATCCGCCTCACGTACCTGCGGTGCGACGGGCAAACGGCCGGGGAGCCCGCCTTCGTCGGGGACGACCCGCTGACCGCCTCGCTCTGGCGGATCGCCCGGGCCCGCGGAATACGGGCCGAGGTCACGCTGCTGCCGCGGATCCCGCCGGGCCGTCACACGGACCGGCGGGACCTCGCGGCCGCCGCTCAGACGGCGATCACCACCGCCTCACACCCACTGCCGCTCCCGGGCGTACCCACTCAGCCCGCCAAACCGTCGGCGACCGACAAGGACAGTGCGAAACGGCCGTCCGCGTCCGTCCACCACTGGATCAGCTCCAGTCCCGCGGACGCCAGTTCCTTCCGCACCCCCTCCTGA
- a CDS encoding extracellular solute-binding protein, translating to MKMRFLAVCTALAAATALTGCGRSGDPAGGSQKVTLWLMKGSASEDFIGKFTTSFEREHPGVDLDVRIQEWTGIGDKVNAVLQGRSEEGADVIEVGNTQVAQYIETGGLSELTLEGLREWGSKDWLRGLSDPGSVNGAQYGVPWYAANRVVIYNKDLFANAGIKTTPKTRAEWIQTTQKLDKAGQQGIYLAGQNWYVLAGFIWDEGGELAIETGGRWVGSLDDEKALAGMEFYKQLQGLGNGPKDADEETPPQSEVFAGGQVAQIIAPPGQAGAIEAANPALKGKLGYFPIPGKTSDKAGAVFTGGSDLIIPERTRQRKEAVAVITALVSEKWQTELARTMSYVPNKTTLAHVVEGNDGAASMAVGAAMGRATPKSARWAEVEAKNPIKPFMTAVLTGRDPKQAARAASDTISKVLSSDR from the coding sequence GTGAAGATGCGCTTCCTCGCCGTGTGCACCGCCCTCGCGGCCGCGACCGCCCTGACGGGCTGCGGCCGGTCGGGTGACCCGGCCGGGGGGTCGCAGAAGGTGACGCTCTGGCTGATGAAGGGCAGCGCCTCGGAGGACTTCATCGGAAAGTTCACCACGTCCTTCGAGCGGGAACACCCGGGTGTCGACCTCGACGTCAGGATCCAGGAGTGGACGGGCATCGGCGACAAGGTGAACGCCGTGCTGCAGGGCCGGAGCGAGGAGGGCGCCGACGTGATCGAGGTGGGCAACACCCAGGTCGCCCAGTACATCGAGACGGGCGGCCTCTCCGAGCTCACCCTCGAAGGCCTGCGCGAATGGGGCAGCAAGGACTGGCTCAGGGGCCTCTCCGACCCGGGAAGCGTCAACGGCGCGCAGTACGGCGTCCCGTGGTACGCCGCGAACCGGGTGGTGATCTACAACAAGGACCTCTTCGCGAACGCAGGCATCAAGACCACGCCCAAGACCCGGGCGGAGTGGATCCAGACCACCCAGAAGCTCGACAAGGCCGGCCAGCAGGGCATCTACCTCGCCGGCCAGAACTGGTACGTCCTCGCCGGCTTCATCTGGGACGAGGGCGGCGAACTGGCCATCGAGACCGGCGGCCGCTGGGTCGGCAGCCTCGACGACGAGAAGGCCCTGGCCGGCATGGAGTTCTACAAGCAGCTCCAGGGTCTGGGCAACGGCCCCAAGGACGCCGACGAGGAGACGCCCCCGCAGTCGGAGGTCTTCGCCGGCGGCCAGGTCGCCCAGATCATCGCCCCGCCCGGCCAGGCCGGCGCGATCGAGGCGGCCAACCCCGCGCTCAAGGGCAAGCTGGGCTACTTCCCGATCCCCGGCAAGACCTCCGACAAGGCGGGCGCCGTGTTCACCGGCGGCTCGGACCTGATCATCCCGGAGAGGACCCGGCAGCGGAAGGAGGCCGTGGCCGTGATCACCGCGCTGGTCAGCGAGAAGTGGCAGACCGAACTCGCCCGCACGATGAGCTACGTGCCGAACAAGACCACCCTGGCGCACGTGGTCGAGGGCAACGACGGCGCCGCCAGCATGGCCGTCGGAGCCGCCATGGGCAGGGCCACCCCGAAGTCCGCCCGCTGGGCCGAGGTCGAGGCGAAGAACCCGATCAAGCCCTTCATGACGGCCGTCCTCACCGGCCGGGACCCCAAGCAGGCGGCCAGGGCGGCCTCCGACACCATCAGCAAGGTACTCAGCTCCGACCGCTGA
- the egtB gene encoding ergothioneine biosynthesis protein EgtB, with protein sequence MTTESHPGLRERAAAALTAARARTASLTDAVTDEDLTAQHSPLMSPLVWDLAHIGNQEELWLLRNVAGRESMRPEINSLYDAFEHPRSERPKLPLLGPEEARRYASEVRGRVFDLLERTPLEGTALLDSGFAFGMIAQHEQQHDETMLITHQLRRGAPVLTAPDPDPDYDPPLAAEVLVPGGPFTMGTSAEPWSLDNERPAHTRDTPPFWIDTVPVTNAAYEAFIADGGYREPRWWAPAGWEQIREHDIGAPLFWHREGGQWLRRRFGVTEPVPGEEPVLHVSWYEADAYARWAGRRLPTEAEWEKAARHDPVSGRSTRYPWGDADPTPVHANLGQRHLRPARAGSYPAGASPLGVRQLIGDVWEWTASDFLPYPGFRAFPYREYSEVFFGPEHKVLRGGSFAVDPVACRGTFRNWDLPVRRQIFSGFRTARDV encoded by the coding sequence GTGACCACCGAATCCCACCCCGGCCTGCGGGAACGGGCGGCCGCCGCGCTGACCGCCGCACGGGCCCGTACGGCTTCGCTGACCGACGCCGTGACCGACGAGGACCTCACCGCGCAGCATTCCCCCCTGATGTCCCCGCTGGTCTGGGACCTGGCGCACATCGGGAACCAGGAGGAGCTCTGGCTGCTGCGCAACGTCGCGGGGCGCGAGTCCATGCGCCCCGAGATCAATTCGCTCTACGACGCGTTCGAGCATCCCCGTTCCGAGCGGCCGAAGCTGCCGCTGCTGGGGCCCGAGGAGGCCCGCCGCTACGCGTCCGAGGTGCGCGGCAGGGTCTTCGACCTGCTGGAGCGCACTCCGCTGGAGGGTACGGCGCTGCTGGACTCGGGCTTCGCCTTCGGGATGATCGCCCAGCACGAACAGCAGCACGACGAGACCATGCTGATCACCCATCAGCTCAGGCGGGGCGCTCCCGTACTGACCGCACCGGACCCGGATCCCGACTACGATCCGCCACTCGCGGCCGAAGTGCTGGTTCCCGGCGGCCCGTTCACCATGGGCACCTCGGCCGAACCGTGGTCGCTGGACAACGAGCGTCCCGCGCACACCCGGGACACGCCGCCGTTCTGGATCGACACCGTGCCGGTGACCAATGCCGCGTACGAGGCGTTCATCGCGGACGGCGGCTACCGCGAGCCCCGCTGGTGGGCGCCTGCGGGCTGGGAGCAGATCCGCGAACACGACATCGGGGCGCCGCTGTTCTGGCACCGCGAGGGCGGGCAGTGGCTGCGCCGCCGCTTCGGGGTCACCGAGCCGGTGCCGGGCGAGGAGCCGGTGCTGCACGTCAGCTGGTACGAGGCGGACGCCTACGCCCGCTGGGCGGGGCGCCGGCTGCCCACGGAAGCCGAGTGGGAGAAGGCCGCCCGGCACGATCCGGTGAGCGGCCGCTCGACCCGCTACCCGTGGGGCGACGCCGACCCCACGCCCGTCCACGCCAACCTGGGCCAGCGCCACCTGCGCCCGGCCCGGGCGGGCAGCTACCCGGCCGGGGCCTCCCCGCTGGGGGTGCGCCAGCTGATCGGCGACGTGTGGGAGTGGACGGCTTCCGATTTCCTGCCGTACCCGGGGTTCCGGGCCTTCCCGTACCGCGAGTACTCGGAGGTGTTCTTCGGGCCGGAGCACAAGGTGCTGCGAGGCGGTTCGTTCGCGGTGGACCCGGTGGCCTGCCGGGGGACCTTCCGCAACTGGGACCTGCCGGTGCGACGGCAGATATTCTCCGGCTTCCGAACCGCGAGGGACGTCTGA
- a CDS encoding LLM class flavin-dependent oxidoreductase gives MIRKLSILDRSRTREGHPAPEALRDTLDLARTAEELGYHRFWVSEHHSVPGVAGSAPTVLAAAVAGATRRIRVGTGGVMLPNHQSLVVAEQFGVLEALFPGRIDMGLGRSVGFTNGIRRALGRDIGDAGLFEEQLAELLGWLDGSQQAHPEVHARPAEGLRIPAYVLATGEGAGIAARAGLPLVVGDLRARGKVADVVEAYRKDFRPTAWGAEPYVVVSGTVAVAATAADARRILIPEAWSLAHSRTRGSFPPLRSAEEVEALVMAPKERQLYEGALAGHVHGTEEQVAAELSEVAELTGADELLVTTSTYDRAALVDSYRRLARVTGLTPRPRL, from the coding sequence GTGATCCGGAAACTCTCGATACTCGACCGGTCCCGCACCCGTGAGGGCCACCCGGCCCCGGAGGCCCTGCGCGACACCCTGGACCTGGCCCGGACGGCCGAGGAGCTCGGCTACCACCGCTTCTGGGTATCGGAACACCACAGCGTGCCCGGGGTCGCGGGCTCCGCGCCGACCGTGCTGGCCGCCGCCGTCGCCGGAGCCACCCGGCGGATCAGGGTGGGCACGGGCGGGGTCATGCTGCCCAACCACCAGTCGTTGGTGGTCGCGGAGCAGTTCGGGGTCCTGGAGGCACTGTTCCCCGGCCGGATCGACATGGGGCTCGGCCGCTCGGTCGGATTCACCAACGGCATCCGGCGGGCCCTGGGCCGGGACATCGGCGACGCCGGCCTGTTCGAGGAGCAGCTGGCCGAGCTGCTGGGCTGGCTCGACGGCAGCCAGCAGGCGCATCCCGAGGTACACGCCCGCCCCGCCGAGGGGCTGCGGATACCGGCCTACGTGCTGGCCACCGGCGAAGGCGCCGGGATCGCCGCGCGGGCCGGGCTGCCGCTCGTCGTGGGAGACCTGCGGGCCCGCGGCAAGGTCGCGGACGTCGTCGAGGCGTACCGCAAGGATTTCCGGCCCACCGCCTGGGGTGCGGAGCCGTACGTGGTGGTCTCGGGGACGGTGGCGGTGGCCGCCACCGCCGCGGACGCCCGCCGGATCCTGATCCCGGAGGCGTGGTCCCTCGCCCATTCCCGCACCCGGGGCAGCTTCCCGCCGCTCCGGTCGGCCGAGGAGGTCGAGGCCCTGGTCATGGCCCCGAAGGAGCGGCAGCTGTACGAGGGGGCACTGGCCGGGCACGTGCACGGCACCGAGGAGCAGGTCGCGGCGGAGCTGTCGGAGGTCGCCGAGCTGACCGGCGCGGACGAACTGCTGGTCACCACCTCCACGTACGACCGGGCGGCGCTGGTGGACTCCTATCGCAGGCTGGCCCGGGTCACGGGCCTCACTCCCCGGCCCAGGCTCTAA
- a CDS encoding excinuclease ABC subunit UvrA, with amino-acid sequence MHQPADPGSSARAPDGRDSHVRVRGAREHNLRGVDVDIPRDALTVFTGVSGSGKSSLAFGTIYAEAQRRYFESVAPYARRLIHQIGAPKVDSITGLPPAVSLEQRRSSPGSRSSVGTVTLLSNSLRMLYSRAGTYPPGAARLDSDAFSPNTAAGACPSCHGLGRIHRTSEELLVPDPGLSIRQGAIAAWPGAWQGKNLRDILETLGHDVDRPWRELPAKDREWILFTEEQPVVTVHPVREADRIQRPYQGTYMSAHRYVMRTFSDSKSPTLRTRAESFLADSPCPVCEGRRLRPEALAVTFAGYGIAELAALALTDLDRVLAGASRDAEAGAEAGGEAGGEAARVLAEDLRSRIGPVVELGLGYLSLDRAAPTLSTGELQRLRLATQLRSGLFGVVYVLDEPSAGLHPADTEALLGVLDRLKTAGNTVFVVEHDLDVARHADWLVDVGPLAGEHGGRVLYSGRPESLAGVPESATARHLFAGREPVAAGRRVREATGTVRLSGVDRHNLRDVSTEFPLGVFTAVTGVSGSGKSTLVGQALAREVEERLAEADFPVRRLVEVDQKPIGRTPRSNLATYTGLFDVVRRLFTAAPEAKARGWKAGRFSFNVAGGRCETCQGEGFVSVELLFLPSTYSPCPQCAGARYNAETLEVRYAGLNIAEVLALTVESAAGFFAEVPAAARSLRALEDIGLGYLRLGQPATELSGGEAQRIKLATELQRLRRDHTLYLLDEPTTGLHPADVRVLLRQLHGLVDAGHSVVVVEHDMAVVAGADWVIDLGPGGGTEGGRIVAAGTPAEVAGTAGSRTAGYLMRALGKVPEGVPGPAGGLGQW; translated from the coding sequence ATGCACCAGCCCGCCGACCCTGGCTCTTCCGCCCGCGCCCCCGACGGCCGCGATTCCCACGTGCGCGTCCGGGGAGCCCGCGAACACAACCTGCGCGGCGTCGACGTGGACATCCCGCGCGACGCGCTGACCGTGTTCACCGGGGTCTCCGGCTCCGGCAAGAGCTCGCTCGCGTTCGGCACGATCTACGCCGAGGCCCAGCGCCGGTACTTCGAGTCCGTGGCCCCGTACGCCCGTCGGCTCATCCACCAGATCGGCGCCCCGAAGGTGGACTCGATCACGGGGCTGCCGCCCGCCGTCTCCCTGGAGCAGCGCCGTTCCTCGCCTGGCTCGCGCTCCTCGGTCGGGACCGTGACCCTGCTGTCCAATTCGCTGCGGATGCTCTACTCGCGGGCCGGGACATACCCGCCGGGAGCCGCGCGGCTCGACTCCGACGCCTTCTCCCCCAACACCGCTGCCGGGGCCTGCCCTTCGTGCCATGGACTGGGCCGGATCCACCGCACCAGTGAGGAACTCCTCGTCCCCGACCCGGGCCTGTCCATCCGTCAGGGCGCCATCGCCGCCTGGCCCGGTGCCTGGCAGGGCAAGAACCTGCGGGACATCCTGGAGACCCTGGGCCATGACGTGGACCGGCCCTGGCGGGAGCTGCCGGCGAAGGACCGCGAGTGGATCCTGTTCACCGAGGAGCAGCCGGTGGTGACCGTGCACCCGGTGCGCGAGGCCGACCGGATCCAACGGCCGTACCAGGGCACGTACATGAGCGCCCACCGCTATGTGATGAGGACCTTCTCCGACAGCAAGAGCCCCACCCTGCGGACCCGCGCGGAGAGCTTCCTCGCCGACTCCCCCTGCCCGGTGTGCGAAGGGCGGCGGCTGCGGCCGGAAGCGCTGGCGGTGACCTTCGCGGGGTACGGCATCGCCGAACTGGCGGCGCTGGCGCTGACCGACCTGGACCGCGTGCTGGCCGGCGCGTCCAGGGACGCGGAGGCGGGGGCTGAGGCGGGCGGAGAGGCGGGCGGGGAGGCTGCGCGGGTGCTCGCCGAGGACCTGCGCTCGCGGATCGGGCCCGTCGTCGAGCTGGGGCTCGGCTATCTGAGCCTGGACCGCGCCGCACCCACCCTGTCCACGGGCGAGCTCCAGCGGCTGCGGCTGGCGACGCAGCTGCGGTCGGGGCTGTTCGGCGTGGTGTACGTACTGGACGAGCCGTCGGCGGGGCTGCATCCGGCCGACACCGAGGCGCTGCTCGGCGTACTGGACCGGCTGAAGACAGCGGGGAACACGGTGTTCGTCGTGGAACACGATCTGGATGTGGCGCGGCACGCGGACTGGCTGGTGGACGTGGGGCCGCTGGCCGGGGAGCACGGCGGCCGGGTGCTGTACAGCGGGCGGCCGGAGTCGCTCGCCGGTGTACCGGAGTCGGCGACGGCCCGGCACCTGTTCGCGGGGCGGGAGCCGGTGGCCGCCGGGCGCCGGGTGCGGGAGGCGACCGGGACGGTGCGGCTCAGTGGCGTCGACCGGCACAACCTTCGTGATGTCAGTACCGAGTTCCCGCTGGGCGTGTTCACGGCGGTGACCGGTGTGTCGGGGTCGGGGAAGTCCACGCTGGTGGGGCAGGCGCTGGCCCGGGAGGTCGAAGAGCGGCTCGCGGAAGCGGACTTCCCCGTACGGCGGCTGGTGGAGGTCGACCAGAAGCCGATCGGCCGCACCCCTCGGTCCAACCTGGCGACGTACACGGGCCTGTTCGACGTGGTGCGCAGGCTCTTCACAGCGGCGCCGGAGGCCAAGGCGCGGGGCTGGAAGGCGGGCCGGTTCTCCTTCAACGTGGCGGGCGGCCGGTGCGAGACGTGCCAGGGCGAGGGCTTCGTCTCGGTGGAGCTGCTGTTCCTGCCGAGCACGTACTCCCCGTGCCCGCAGTGCGCGGGCGCCCGGTACAACGCCGAGACCCTGGAGGTCCGGTACGCGGGCCTGAACATCGCGGAGGTGCTGGCGCTGACGGTGGAGTCGGCGGCCGGATTCTTCGCGGAGGTGCCGGCGGCGGCGCGCAGCCTGCGGGCGCTGGAGGACATCGGGCTGGGCTACCTGCGGCTGGGGCAGCCGGCCACCGAGCTGTCGGGCGGCGAGGCACAGCGGATCAAGCTGGCCACGGAGCTGCAGAGGCTGCGCCGGGACCACACGCTATATCTGCTGGACGAGCCGACGACCGGGCTGCACCCGGCCGATGTCCGGGTGCTGCTGCGGCAGTTGCACGGGCTGGTGGACGCGGGGCACTCGGTGGTGGTCGTGGAGCACGACATGGCGGTGGTGGCGGGCGCGGACTGGGTCATCGACCTGGGCCCGGGCGGTGGCACGGAGGGCGGCCGGATCGTGGCGGCGGGCACCCCGGCGGAGGTGGCCGGCACGGCGGGCAGCCGTACGGCGGGCTATCTAATGCGGGCGCTCGGGAAGGTCCCCGAGGGAGTGCCCGGACCGGCTGGTGGTCTGGGTCAATGGTGA
- a CDS encoding GNAT family N-acetyltransferase produces MTIAPLSPSPLSPAAAPAAALAPAATGTAPADGPRYAVRLARNEDEVRAAQSLRHQVFAGELGARLDGPEPGLDVDAFDAYCDHLLVIDEEREQVVGTYRLLPPERAAVAGRLYSEGEFDLSALAPIRPDLVEVGRSCVHPDHRNGAVIALIWAGLARYMERSGHNWLAGCCSIPLADGGVLAAATREAALARAFAPEEYRVTPHLPWNPEGITFPARMELPPLLRGYLRLGAWVCGEPALDAEFGCADLYVLLSLRRTNPRYLKHFLSLVPGA; encoded by the coding sequence ATGACCATCGCACCCCTGTCCCCGTCCCCCCTTTCCCCGGCCGCCGCCCCAGCGGCCGCACTCGCCCCGGCCGCCACGGGCACCGCCCCGGCCGACGGGCCCCGCTACGCCGTGCGCCTCGCCCGCAACGAGGACGAGGTACGCGCCGCCCAGAGCCTGCGCCACCAGGTCTTCGCCGGCGAGCTCGGCGCCCGCCTGGACGGGCCCGAGCCCGGCCTCGACGTCGACGCCTTCGACGCCTACTGCGACCACCTCCTCGTCATCGACGAGGAGCGCGAGCAGGTCGTCGGCACCTACCGGCTGCTGCCCCCGGAGCGTGCCGCCGTCGCAGGGCGCCTCTACTCCGAAGGCGAGTTCGACCTCTCCGCCCTCGCCCCCATCCGTCCCGACCTGGTCGAGGTCGGCCGCTCCTGCGTCCACCCCGACCACCGCAACGGCGCCGTCATCGCCCTCATCTGGGCCGGCCTCGCCCGCTACATGGAGCGCTCCGGGCACAACTGGCTCGCCGGCTGCTGCTCGATACCGCTCGCCGACGGCGGGGTCCTGGCCGCCGCGACCCGTGAGGCCGCCCTGGCCCGCGCCTTCGCCCCCGAGGAGTACCGGGTCACCCCCCACCTCCCCTGGAACCCCGAGGGCATCACCTTCCCCGCCCGCATGGAGCTGCCCCCGCTGCTGCGCGGCTACCTGCGCCTGGGCGCCTGGGTCTGCGGCGAGCCCGCCCTCGACGCCGAATTCGGCTGCGCCGACCTCTACGTACTGCTCTCCCTGCGCCGCACCAACCCGCGCTACCTCAAGCACTTCCTCTCGCTCGTCCCGGGCGCATGA
- the egtC gene encoding ergothioneine biosynthesis protein EgtC, translated as MCRHLAYVGPVVALGRLLSEPEHSLVHQSWEPRRQRNGTVNVDGFGVGWYADDDPVPARYRRAGPIWSDLTFADLARVVRSRAALAAVRDATRPGADGEAAAAPFGDGPWLFSHNGAIRDWPDSAAPLALGLPPEDLLQLEARTDSALVWALVLHRLRAGDDLGTALAEPVRQLAVAAPGSRLNLLLTDGAAIAATAWGDSLWYLTDPQTGRVVVASEPYDDDSRWCEVPDRTLLTATPARVELTPLKETPMREKERS; from the coding sequence ATGTGCCGTCATCTTGCCTATGTGGGCCCGGTGGTGGCGCTCGGGCGGCTGCTGAGCGAGCCGGAGCACTCGCTGGTCCACCAGTCCTGGGAGCCGCGCCGCCAGCGCAACGGCACGGTCAACGTCGACGGCTTCGGCGTCGGCTGGTACGCCGACGACGACCCGGTGCCTGCCCGCTACCGCAGGGCCGGGCCGATCTGGTCCGACCTGACCTTCGCCGATCTCGCCCGCGTGGTACGCAGCCGGGCCGCGCTGGCCGCCGTACGGGACGCCACGCGGCCCGGGGCCGACGGTGAGGCCGCGGCAGCGCCGTTCGGGGACGGGCCGTGGCTGTTCAGCCACAACGGCGCGATACGGGACTGGCCGGACTCGGCGGCTCCGCTCGCGCTCGGCCTGCCGCCCGAGGATTTGCTGCAGCTGGAGGCGCGCACGGATTCGGCGCTGGTCTGGGCGCTGGTCCTGCACCGGCTGCGGGCCGGGGACGATCTGGGCACGGCACTGGCCGAGCCGGTCCGGCAGCTGGCCGTGGCCGCTCCCGGTTCCCGGCTGAACCTGCTGCTGACGGACGGCGCCGCCATCGCGGCGACGGCCTGGGGCGATTCGCTCTGGTATCTGACCGACCCGCAGACGGGGCGCGTGGTCGTGGCGTCCGAGCCGTACGACGACGACTCCCGCTGGTGCGAAGTACCCGACCGGACCCTGCTGACCGCCACCCCTGCCCGGGTCGAGCTGACCCCGCTCAAGGAGACCCCGATGAGGGAGAAGGAGCGCTCGTGA
- a CDS encoding phosphatase domain-containing protein — protein MSGNTHRPLAVFDIDNTLADTGHRQHFLERRPRDWTGFFAAAPADPPLGRGVALAVESAADCEVVYLTGRPERCRADTEDWLVRHGLPEGRLWMRGNQDRRPARTTKLEVLKRIARGREVRMLVDDDELVCQAARATGFRVVLADWAADAPELQAAQEGEGRT, from the coding sequence ATGAGCGGGAACACCCACCGGCCGCTGGCCGTCTTCGACATCGACAACACCCTGGCGGACACGGGGCACCGCCAGCACTTCCTGGAGCGCCGTCCCCGCGACTGGACCGGCTTCTTCGCCGCGGCCCCGGCCGATCCGCCGCTCGGGCGCGGAGTGGCGCTGGCGGTGGAGAGCGCGGCCGACTGCGAGGTGGTGTACCTGACCGGCCGTCCCGAGCGCTGCCGGGCGGACACGGAGGACTGGCTCGTCCGGCACGGCCTGCCCGAGGGCCGGCTGTGGATGCGCGGGAACCAGGACCGGCGGCCGGCCCGGACGACCAAGCTGGAGGTACTGAAGCGGATCGCCCGGGGCCGGGAGGTGCGCATGCTCGTCGACGACGACGAACTGGTCTGCCAGGCCGCCCGCGCCACCGGATTCCGGGTCGTCCTGGCCGACTGGGCGGCGGACGCGCCCGAACTCCAGGCGGCCCAGGAGGGTGAAGGCCGGACCTGA